The following are encoded in a window of Mycoplasma anserisalpingitidis genomic DNA:
- a CDS encoding FAD-dependent oxidoreductase translates to MKILVVGANHAGTSFLRTLKTVNPNAEVVAYDRNTNTSFLGCGIAIWVGGAFSDPSALFYSSPEILRNQYGVDLKTNHEVIKIDRASKTVVVRDNKSGKEFTDSYDKLVFAGGTWPIEPAFKGREYKNILLSKLYQHAEEIVEKANDKKVKNVVVVGAGYIGVELVEAFHQKGKNVTLIDLQERVIPNYFDEEFTHEMEQRMEKSGVKLALGQKVVEFTSKDGVNVSSVVTDKDQFKADLVILCIGFKPRTDALADVEKLPNGAIKVDEFQRSISDKDIYAIGDSCALKNCVTNDYSHVALATNAVKSGLVAALDLAGLHVPFPGVAGTNAINVFDCHYASTGFTKQTAVAAGLKADNIGEEYWMDNDRCEFVGHYSKVAMKITYERDSLRLLGVQIGSWEKDIHVEVVYMFALAIQRRMTLPEIALTDVFFLPHFNKPFNFFLMPMLNALGIKYKA, encoded by the coding sequence TGGAACTTCTTTTTTAAGAACCCTTAAAACTGTAAATCCAAATGCTGAAGTTGTAGCATATGATAGAAATACTAACACATCATTTTTAGGGTGTGGAATTGCGATTTGAGTAGGTGGAGCTTTTAGTGACCCTTCTGCTTTATTTTACTCTTCACCAGAAATTTTAAGAAATCAATATGGTGTAGATTTAAAAACAAACCATGAAGTTATTAAAATTGATAGAGCTTCGAAAACTGTTGTTGTAAGAGATAACAAAAGTGGTAAAGAATTTACTGATTCTTACGATAAATTAGTGTTTGCTGGTGGCACATGACCAATCGAACCAGCTTTCAAAGGACGTGAATACAAAAACATTTTATTATCAAAACTTTACCAACATGCAGAAGAAATTGTTGAAAAGGCAAATGATAAGAAAGTTAAAAATGTTGTAGTTGTTGGCGCTGGATACATTGGAGTTGAATTAGTTGAAGCATTCCACCAAAAAGGTAAAAATGTTACATTAATTGACTTACAAGAAAGAGTTATCCCTAATTATTTCGATGAAGAATTCACACATGAAATGGAACAAAGAATGGAAAAATCTGGTGTTAAATTAGCGCTAGGTCAAAAAGTTGTTGAATTTACTTCAAAGGATGGAGTTAATGTTTCATCTGTTGTTACAGACAAAGATCAATTTAAAGCCGATTTAGTAATTTTATGTATTGGATTTAAACCTAGAACTGATGCTTTAGCCGATGTTGAAAAATTACCAAACGGTGCTATTAAGGTTGATGAGTTTCAACGTTCAATTTCAGATAAAGATATTTATGCAATTGGTGACTCATGTGCACTTAAAAACTGTGTAACAAATGATTACTCACACGTTGCTTTGGCAACAAATGCTGTTAAATCTGGATTAGTTGCTGCTTTAGATTTAGCTGGACTTCACGTTCCATTTCCGGGTGTAGCTGGAACAAATGCAATTAATGTATTTGACTGTCACTACGCTTCAACAGGATTTACAAAACAAACTGCTGTTGCTGCCGGATTAAAAGCTGATAATATTGGTGAAGAATATTGAATGGATAATGACCGTTGTGAATTTGTTGGTCACTACAGTAAAGTAGCAATGAAGATTACTTATGAAAGAGATTCATTAAGACTTCTTGGTGTTCAAATTGGTTCATGAGAAAAAGACATTCACGTTGAAGTTGTTTATATGTTTGCATTAGCAATTCAAAGAAGAATGACTCTTCCAGAAATTGCTTTAACAGACGTATTCTTCTTACCACACTTCAACAAGCCATTCAATTTCTTCTTAATGCCTATGTTAAATGCATTAGGAATTAAATACAAGGCTTAA